A part of Saimiri boliviensis isolate mSaiBol1 chromosome 13, mSaiBol1.pri, whole genome shotgun sequence genomic DNA contains:
- the DEFB136 gene encoding defensin beta 136 yields the protein MNLYLSALLLFLAILLPSGRGMFGNDGVKVRTCTSQNAVCFLGCPPGYTWISFCHNVLSCCRKMTKFQPPQAKDPWSK from the exons ATGAACCTCTATCTTTCTGCGTTACTCCTCTTCCTGGCAATCTTATTGCCTTCAG GAAGAGGTATGTTTGGGAACGATGGAGTCAAAGTTCGCACCTGCACTAGCCAGAACGCCGTATGCTTCCTCGGGTGTCCACCGGGATATACATGGATTTCATTCTGCCACAATGTTTTGTCTTGCTGTAGAAAAATGACAAAGTTTCAACCCCCTCAAGCCAAAGATCCATGGTCTAAATAA